From Streptomyces sp. NBC_01551:
TCGATGTCCACCCACGGCAGCAGATCGGGGGCGGACTCCACGTCGCCGTCCATGGTCGTGGGGATCGGCGGCGCCCATTTGGTGATGCCGAGCAGCCCGGCGAAGTCCGTGCCCTCCTCGGCCGCCTGCCCCAGGTCCACCTCGGCCAGCGCGCCCGGCCGGCACACCAGGCCCTGTGACAGCTCGCCCCGCAGCCGGACGGCCTTGACCCGGTCGCAGGCGCTCCCGGCGAGGCGGCCCGTCAGGCCCAGTTCCTCGATCAGGGCGGCGGGCAGTACGGCCTGCTCGGGTATGTAGAGCGCGAAGTCCCCCGTACGGTAGGCGCCCTTGGCGACGACGGCGCGGTACAGGCCGACTTGGGCCAGTTCCAGGGCGTCGGCGTTCGGGTGGTCGTGGACGGTCAGCTCTTCCACGGTGACGCGCAGGGTCGACATGGCAGGCTCCTTCGGGAATCGGTGTCGGGTGGACAAGTGGGTCTCGGGTGACGCCGGACCACTGTCCGTGGCGCCATTTGCGGTGGTCCAGCCGTTATCCGGCTGCTAGCCTGCGCCGCCCACCGCGTCACACAGGAGGCTCGCATGTCACGTCGCCCAGTCACGATCGTCACCGGAGGCAGCAGGGGCATAGGTGCGGCGGCCTGTGTGCGGCTGGCCTCGGCCGGCCATGACCTGGTCCTCGGCTACGCCACGGACGACGCGGCCGCCGAGGCCACCGCCGAGCGGTCGAGGGCGGCCGGCGCCCGGTGCGTGACGGTGCGCGGCGACACCTCCCAGGAGTGCGGCGTCGAGCGCCTCTTCGACATCGCCGGGGCCGAACTCGGCACGGTCACCGGCCTCGTCAACAACGCCGGCGTCACCGGGCCGCTCGGCCGCCTCGCCGACGCCACGACCGACGACCTGCGGCGCGTGGTGGAGGTCAACCTCCTCGGGTACCTGCTCTGCTGCCGCCGGGCCGCCCGCGACATGTCCGAGGCCGGCGGAGGCGCCGGCGGGGCCATCGTGAACGTCTCCTCGGCCGCCGCCACCCTCGGCAGCCCCGGGGACTACGTCCACTACGCGGCCACCAAGGCGGCCGTCGACACCCTCACCCTGGGCCTGGCCAAGGAACTCGGCCCGGACGGGATCCGGGTGAACGCCGTCGCGCCCGGCATCATCGAGACCGACATGCACGCGGCGATGGGCGACCCCGACCGCCCCGCGCGGGCCGCCGCCGGAATCCCCCTCGGGCGGCCCGGGCAGCCCGAGGAGATCGCCGGGGCCATCGCCTGGCTGCTGTCCCCGGACGCCTCGTACACGACCGGAGCCGTCCTGCGGGTCTCGGGCGGCCGCTGACCGGGCTTCGGGGCTCGGACTTCGCGGCTACGCGGCTTCGGGGCTTCGGGGCTTCGGGCTACGCGGTTTCAGCCGGGGTACTCAGCCGAACGCCGCCCGGGTGGCCGGGCCGTAGACGCCCTGGGGATCCCCGCTGATGCCCCGGTCGCTCTGCAACTGGGCGACGCCGCGCCGGGTGTGGCCGTCGTAGAGCCCGTTGACCTTGACGTACGTGAACCCCTGTCCGTACAGCCGCTCCTGAAGGGCGCGCACCTCGGGTCCGCGGTCCCCCGGGCCCAGCGTGCCGTCCCCGGCGGGCGTCGCCGGGGGCGCGACGGGCGCGCTCCGGCTCGCGGAGGCGCCGGGCGCGGGCCGGCCGCCGGACGCGGAGGCCGACGCGGAGGGCGAGACGGAGGCTCCCGGCGCCCGGGAGGCCGCGCCGGCACGTGGCGTGGACGCCGCGGGCGAAGGCTCTTCGGCCAGGCCGGGACTGCCCGCCGGGAGCGCCGGTACGGACAGCCCGGGCGGGGCCACCGCCCGCTCCGGGCCGGGCTCTTCGGGGCCCGTCAGCAGGAGCAGCAGAGCGCCCGCCGCTCCCAGCCCGAGCAGCGCGCACACCGCCACCGCCACCGGCCGGCGGCGGCCGCGCCCGGCCGCAGCGGGGACCGGAGCCGAGTCGGACATCGAACCGGAACCCGAACCGGAGGCAGCATCGGGCGCGCCCGCCGGTGGCGGGACGCGGGAGGAGACGGCGGGGCCGCTCTGGGGCCAGGCGGGCGCCGTCGGGGCGGACGGGCGGCTCGCGGGCGCGACGTAGGGGCGTACGAGCAGGCGGTCGTCGGGGACGGCCCCGCTCTCATCGGGATGGTGGGACACGGTTGTCTCCCGGCGGGGGTGGAGGCCGACGCGGCGGTGCGGTGCCGGCCTCCACCCGGCCGGTCAGGCCCCGCGCCGCCACGCGGCGAGGACCGTGCCTGGAGCGACGGCGGACCCGACGGCCCCGCCGGTCGCGGGAGAACCGCCGAAGCCGGCCGGGGCCGAAGCGGAACGCACTGCGGAATCCGCCGCGGAAGCCGAAGCCGGAGCGAGCGAGGAGCGAACGGATATGCGCATGCTGAGGGTCTCCGTAGTGCGGCTCAAGCGGGGTCTTTGATCGGCGCACTCTTGCCCTTCGGGACGGCCCCGGTCAAGCCGGACATCCGATCCGCCCTATCCATCCGCTTTGTTCGGGACTTCCGTCCCCGCCCGAGCCACCCCGAGCGGGTGGTCCGGGACCCCGGCGGTCGGCTCCCGGCGGCGGACCGAGGTGGCCCACACCGTGACGGCCGCCGCCAGCATCAGCGCGGCGCCGGTCAGCGGCGCGGCCGGAACGGAGATCCCGTCGACCGCGAGGCCCCCGACGAGCGCCCCGGCGGCGATCGCGAAGTTGAACATGGCCACCATCAGCGAGGAGGCCGCCTCGGCCGCGCGCGGAGCCGCCCGCGTCATCCAGCTCTGCAGGCTCACCGAGACCCCGCCGTACGCGACTCCCCACGCGAGCAGCAGGGCGGTGCCCGCGACCGCCCCCGGGAGGACGGCGATCAGTGCGAGGACCACGGTGAGGGCGGCGCTGACCACGAGCAGCGTACGGCGGGCATCGCGCGCCCCGGCCAGGAAGTTCCCGGCGACCCCGGCCACTCCGTACCCGAGGAGCAGGGTGCTGACGTACCCGGCGTCGATGCCGGAGACGTCCCGCAGGATCGGCCGTACGAAGGTGTACGCGGCGAACTGCCCGGTCACGACGAGAAAGGTGACGATCACTCCGGCCCGTACGCCCCGGTTGTCGCGCAGCAGGGCGGGGAGCTCCGCGAACCGGATGTTCCGGTCGGCGGGCAGCGCGGGCAGCAGCAGGAGCAGGGCGACCAGGGTGAGGAAGCCGAGGGCGGCCACGGCGGCGAAGGCGGTGCGCCAGCCGCCGAGTTCCCCGAGCAGCGTCCCGGCGGGGACACCGAGCACGGAGGCGGTGGGGACGCCCCCGAAGACGAGGGCGGTGGCCCGGCCGACGTGCCGCTCGGGGACCAGGCGGACGGCGAGCCCGCCGGCTATCGCCCAGAAGCCGCCGACGCTGACGCCCACGAGCAGCCGGGCCGCCAGGACCACGGCGAAGCCGGGCGCGAGGGCGGCGGCGAGGTTGGCGGCCGCCATCAGGGCGATCAGCGCGCACAGCACGAGCCGCCGGTCCAGGCGTCCGGCTCCGACGGTGACGAGCGGCGCGCAGAACCCGGCGACCAGCCCGGGCACGGTGACCATCAGCCCGGCGGTGCCGTCGGACACCCCCAGTGAGTCCCCGACGGGGGTGAGCAGCCCGACGGGCAGCAGCTCGGAGGTGATCAGGCAGAAGATCCCGAGGGAGACGGCCGCGACGGCCGCCCATCCCTTCCAGGGGCTGCCGGGCGCGGCGGCATCGGCGTCGGCGTCATTCATGGACTCGGCACTCCTACGGGTCGGGTGGCGGACGGGACACGGCGGCGCGCGGAGCACCGGAGGTCGCGCCTCCCCCGTCACCCCGCACTGCCGTTCCAATTCCCGGGCGACGCGGGGCATTCCCGCACCCCACTCCTCACGCGCCGCGCTTAGCCTGAGCCGCATGGACGACGAACTCGACGGAGTGGCGATCATCGCCTTCGCGGACGCCGCCGCGTTCGAGAACTGGCTGGCCGAGCACCACACCCGGCGCGAGGGCGTGTGGGTCAAGATGGCGAAGAAGAACTCCGGCATTGCGTCCGTCACTTCGGACGAGCTCGTCGACATCGGGCTCTGCTACGGCTGGATCTCGGGCCGGCGCCGCTCGTACGACGACGAGCGCCATTACCTCCAGAAGTACGTGCCGCGCCGGCCCAAGAGCCTGTGGTCGCAAGTGAACGTCGACAAGGTCGCGGCACTGACCGCCGCCGGCCGGATGCGCGAGCCCGGGCTGGCCGAGGTGCGCGCGGCGCGGGAGGACGGCCGCTGGGCGCGGGCGTACGCCCCGCAGAAGACGGCCCCGGTGCCACCCGACCTCGCGGCCGCGCTCGACGCGGACCCGCAGGCCAGGGAGGCCTTCGAGGCGCTCGACAAGACCGCCCGCTACCTGCTGGCCCTGCCGCTGCTGCAAGCTGGCACGCCGCAGACCCGGCGGTCCCGCCTCGACAAGGCCCTGCGTTCCCTGAAGCGGCGTCACCCGGACGCGTGAGCCGGGCACTCGGGCGGGCCGGGGGTGCGGCATGGTGGAGCGATGCAGTTGCGTCGGGCCGTGCCCCTCTCCCTCCTCGCGCTCCTCGCGAGCGCCGGATGTGTCTCCGTCGGCCCGGGCTCCCCGGCTCCCGCACGGGGTTCCGCACCACTCGTGGGCGCACCGGACGCATCGGACACCCCCGACGCCCCTGACACCGCCGAGAGCCCCGGCACGGCCGCCCTGCCCGCGCTGTCCGTCCCCCGCCCGCTCCCGCTGGGCGACCTGCCCGGGCAGGAGAGCGGCCCCGAACCGGAGCCGGACCGGAAGCGGCCCCCCGCCAAGGCGGCCCGGCCGCCCGCCAAACGGCCCGCGAAGCCCGCGCCACCGCACCGGGCGCACCCGCCCAAGCCCGCGTCGCCCCGGTTCCCGGAGCGGCTGCCCCGGGTGGACGAACTGTGCGCGGCCGCGGAGGGCACCGTACCCGCGTCGATCGTGGACCTGTGCGTTGGCCAGTACGGGCAGCCCGCCCGCTGACCTGACCCAGGGCGTAGGCTCCGCCGATGCGACGCGTACTGGTGGTCGGGATCAGCGGAGCCGGGAAGTCCACCCTGGCCCGGACACTGGGGCGGCTGCTCGGGCTGCCGTTTCACGAGATGGACGCGCTCCACTACGGCGGGCCGGGGTGGGCGGTCAGCGCCACGTTCGCCGAGGACACGGCGCGACTGGCGGGGACCGACCGGTGGATCTTCGACTCCCTGGGCCCGCCGGAGGTCCGGGATCTGCTGTGGGAGCGGGCCGACACCGTCGTGTGGCTCGACCACCCCCGGCACGTGGTGATGCGGCGCGTGCTGCTGCGCTCGCTGCGGCGGAGCCTGCTGCGCGAGCGGCTGTTCGGCGGGAACCGGGAGTCCTGGCGGGAGTGGCTGCGCCCCGACCATCCCGCGTGGTGGGCCTGGTCGCAGTACCGGTCGCGGCGCGCCGCGATCGCCCGGCTGGCGGGTGACGCCCGGTTCGCCCCGCTGCGCGTGATCCGCCTGCGCGGCCCGGGGGCAGCGGCGTCCTGGCTCCGGGCCCAGGAAGCACGGCCGGACGTGGACCAGGTGAACCAGGTGAACCAGGTGGACTAGGGGGTGTCGCCGGCCGAGCGGCGGCCGCGGACGTGGGCGCAGCGGGCGGCCGTGCCGCGGCGGGCGGCGCGCAGCCGGTGCATCGTGTTGTACCGCCGGCGCCGCCATTCGGCCCGCGGCAGCCCGGCCCGCTGACCGCCGCCGCTGATGAGGGCGTTGACCGGGGTCAACGGGTCCGCGCCAAGGCCCTTGGCGACCAGGACCCCGATGACGAGCGGGACCAGGGCCACGGCCAGCGCGGTGCCGGCGGTGGTCATGTGCTGCATGCGCGGGCGGATCGCGGGGCGCGGGGCGGCGGAAGTCATGCCCTCATTCGATCACCGGCGACGCGGCGGGGAATCGGGGCGGATACTCAGGCCGTTGGGCGTGAGGTACTCAGACGGGACCTGTGCGGCGAAGGGCGGTGGGTGATGACGGTACCCGGGCAGGGGTTCGAGCCCGCCACGGGCGACGGGCCGACGGAGCTCGGGGACGCGGCCGCGCGCTCCCGAGAGCTGCGGACGGCGTACGAGGGCCTGGTGCAGATCCGTCGTCTGGTGAACGCCGGGGCGGGCTCGGCGGTTCCCGCCCCGTGGGAGCTGAGGCAGATGCCGCGCGCGGTGGCCCTCGTACTGGAGGCGGCGGGGATCGCGCCGTCGGCGGTGGACGCGGAGGGCCGGCGTACGCGCACGGGCTACCGGGTGGCGGCCGCCGCGGAGCCCGGGCGGGTGGAGGTGACCTGGCTCGGCCCGCCGGGCGGCGGCGCGGCCGAGGAGGAGCAGGAGCGCCTGACGGCCTGCGCGGCGGCGCTGGAGCCGATGGGGTGGGAGTGCCTGCTGTACCGGGGCCCGCGCCGGCGGCGGTTCCTGGAGGTGGAACCGGCGGCCGGGCCGCCGAAATCCGCTTCCCCCCGGCCGTGACACCTGCGCACACTGCCCCGATGGGCATGCTCGACGCGATGGCGGACCGGGTCGGCCGGGGCGAGACCGTGGAGTTCCGGCCGACCGGCGGGTCCATGGTGCCGTTGGTCCACAGCCGGCAGCGGGTCCGGGTCGCGCCGGCCGATCCCGCGTTGATCGAGGTCGGGGACATCGTGCTGGCCCGGGTCTCGGGCACGGTCCACCTGCATCTGGTGTCGGCGGTGGACGCCCCGCGCCGACGCGTGCAGATCAGCAACAACCGGGGCCGTGTCAACGGCTGGACCGCCCACGACCGGGTGTTCGGGATCTGCCTGTCGGTGGACGACGTGCCCCGCCCGGGGGCGGCCGCGAAGGTGCGGCGGCCCGCACCCCGGCGCGCCCCGCCCGCCCCGCCCGCATCCACCTCACCCGCCCGGCCCGCCGGGATCGCGACCGACCGCCTTGATCTGGTGCCGCTGTCCGTCGGCCACGCCGCCGAGATGGCCCGCGTACTGGCGGATCCCGCGCTGTACGCGTTCACGGGCGGCGCGCCGCTGTCGCCCGAGGCCCTGCGGGCCCGCTACGCGCGGCTGGTGGCGGGCTCCCCCGACCCGGCGGTCGTCTGGTGCAACTGGGTGGTGCGGCTGCGCCCGGACGGCTCGCTGATCGGCACGGTCCAGGCCACGATCACCCCGGCCGAGGACCGGGCAGAGCTGGCGTGGGTGATCGGCACGGCCTGGCAGGGCCGGGGCTTCGCCGCGGAGGCCGCGCGGGCCCTGGCCGCCTGGCTGACGGCGCTCCCCGTCGGGCGGCTCGTGGCGCACGTCCACCCGGACCACCATGCGTCGGCGGCGACCGCCGCGGCCTGCGGCCTCTCCCCGACCCGGCACCGCCGGGACGGGGAGGTCCGCTGGGAGGGCGCCGGCCCCTGACGGCGGTCGTCGGGACCGGAGCCGTACGCGGCTCGGCGCCGGGTCGTGGCGCGCCTCGACCCCGTGTCCGGGTCAGGCGTAGATCGCGCCCGGGTACGCCCACGTCGTCGTGCCGAAGACGTCGTTCTCGTCGTTGATGGACACCTTCAGGTTCGTGATCTTGAGGCCGTACTGGCTCGCGGTGGTGCCGGCCGGGCAGTTGATCTGCTCCGGCGGGAAGTTCAGGTAGAGCTGCGGCCCGAGGTCCGCGGCGCCCTTGCGGAGTTCGGAGACGATCCGGTTGGCGTCCGCGTAGAAGTAGTTGTGCGCCAGCGCCGTCCGAACGGTCCGCACCACGACGTCGTCCGCGCGCTCGGAGCCGCCGTCCGGACGGACGCAGCGGAAGGTGCGCGCGGTGTCGGCGTGGGCCTGGAAGCGGTCGTCGGTGCTCCACAGGCCCGCCTTGAAGCCCGGGCTGCCCTGCACGTCGTGCAGGACGACGTCCAGGCTGAAGCCGCCGCAGCCCTCCGTCGCGTAGTAGTGGTGGTACTTCAGCACGCACGCCCGGGGCCCGTAGTAGGCGGTGGGATCGGGGTCGTACGGCTGGGGCACGACGGCCCCGTGGACCTTCACGGAGGCGGAGATCCCGCCCGGGACGGCCGCCGGGACCTCGACGGTCCGTGTGGCGTGGGCGGCGCCCGAGCCGGTGAGTACGAGGGCTCCGCCCGCGACGAGCGCGAGACCGAGCCGGGACGCTGACGCTGACGCTGACGCGGCAAAGGACATACGCAAGCGTGCCATCGTGTGGTTCCCCCCTGGACCAGTGGATGGTGGCGAACACCGGCGACCGTATCGGCGGAAGCGGCGGTTCGGCAGTACGCCCGGACGCACGGAGGGGCGCACCCCGAACGGGGCGCACCCCGAACGGGGTGCGCCCCTCCCCCTACGCCAAGGGCGTCACGGGGCGCCGAACGTCAGCGTCAGCCGCGGCGTCCCCTCGTTGGCGGCGGCCTCCGAGGACCACAGCCACAGCGCGTCGGTCCCGACGCTGGTGAGCGCCAGGCTGTAGCCGCCGCCGAGGGCCGCGGCGACGGTGCCCGTGGTCAGCCCGGTGGTGTGCACGGCCGAGCCGTCGGGGATCCCGGCGAAGCCGCCGAGCGCAGGACTTCCCAGCGCGGGGCGGTTGTTGTACGTCGTCCCGCCCTCGCTCCACGATCCGGTGACCGGGACCACGGAGACGGTGTCCGCCGTGCCGGCTCCGGCCATGGTGCTGGTCTTCACGCTGAGCGCGGCCGACTTGAGCACCGTACCCGCGGGCGCGGCCGGCAGGTTGAAGCGCAGGTAGCTCGCGTACAGGGAGGTCCCGCGCACGGCGAGCGAGCCCGAGGTGCCGTAATTGGCGGTGGGGGCGCCCGCGTTGGCGTACGTGTCCTCGTCGGCGGTGACCTCCACGACCGAGTCCGCCGGTGCGGAGGCCAGGGCGTAGTGGTTCTGGACCTGCGCCGCGCTCAGGACGCTCGGGTAGACGGCCGTCTCGTCGAGCCGGCCCGCCCAGAACTCGCTGGTGGGGCGGTCGGGCCAGCCGCCGAGGCTGTCGCCGCCGGCGTGCCAGTAGCCGGCGAAGTTCTCGTGCGTGGTGACGTTGAGGGTGCCCTTCTGGACGCCGTCCACGTACAGCGTCATCCCGCCCGGCCCCTGGGTGGCGACGACGTGGTGCCACTGGTCGTTGTTGTACCGGTCGGCGCCGCCGGTGGTGATGGTGCGGGTGGCACCGGTGTACACGCCGTAGACGAGCCGGCCGTCATTGGTCATGTAGATGTGCTTGTCGTACTGACTGCTGCCGCGGTCCTGGTTGTTCCCGAAGCCGAAGAGCTTCCCGCCCCGGGTGGTGTTCGTCTTGAACCAGGTCTCGATGCTGTAGCTGCCGCCCACGTTCTGGCGCTTGTCCGCGTAGACCCGGTTGTCCGTGCCGTTGAAGCCGATCGCCGTGCTCGCGCCGGTCACCGCGCCGGGCGTCTGGCGCAGGGCGGGGCCGTTCTGGTGCACTCCGCTCTGGTTTCCGCCGTCGGAGGAGTCCGCGACGAAGGGCAGCGCCGACTCGTCGTAGCGCCAGTACAGCTGGGCGCCGTCGCCGCGGATCGCGTTCGGGTAGCCGTCCGCCGAGGTGGGCACGGTCACGCTCGCCGTCCCGGACAGGGCGCTGGTGTTGCCCGCCGCGTCGGTCGCGGTGACCCGGTACGTGTACGACTGGCCCGGCGTGACGGTGGTGTCCGTCCAGGAGGCCTGCGGGCGCTTGAAGAACAGCGAGTCCGCCGTGACCGTGGCGATCGGCGCGGCCGCGCCGTTGCGGTAGATCCGGTAGGTCAGCGCGCTGTCGTCCAGGTCGAGGCTGGTGCGCCAGCGCACCTGGACCTCGCCGGGCTCGACGCTGACGGCGCCGGCCACGGGCACGGTGGGCGCACCCGTGTCCCCGGTGGAGGCGAAGCGGGTCAGGCTCTGCTGCGCCGCCCCGTTGACGGTGGTGAACTCCCCGCCGACCCACAGGTACTGGACGCCGCCCTTGGAACCGACCGTCATCACGCGCGGGCCGATGCCCTCGCCGATGCCGTCGTTGGTGTCGGGGGCCCAGCCGAGCTTGCCGGTGCCGCCGGTCGGCTGCGCCAGCAGGTGGTGGCGCTGGCCGTCGGGGAACTCGCCGACGCTGGAGCAGTCGTGCGCGTGGGAGGCGCTGTAGAGCACGCTCCGGTACGGGAGCACGGCCTGGGTGGCGCCGAGGCAGGTGTCGCGCCAGCGCTGGTTGAAATCGGCCAGGTTGAGGGCGATGCGGCCGTCGAAGACGCCGCCGCCGGTGCCCTCGTTGGCGGTGTAGAAGCCGCTGTCGTCGGTCGCGATGTCCTTGACCACCGAGTTGGTCTCGATGAAGCCGGCGTACGACTTGGTGAGGGCGCCGCTGGTGGCGTTGACGACGGCCAGCGCGTGCGTGTTCGTCCCGTTGACGGTGAAGAAGTCGCCGCCGAGGACGACGTTGGCGCCGTCCGGGGTGACCTCGATGGCCCGGCCGGGCTCGTCGGCGTTGGCGACGAAGGGCCTGAGCGTCCCGTCGACGGCGTCGACGGCGGCGAAGCGTTCGCGCTGCTGGCCTGCGACGGTGAGGAAGTCGCCGCCCGCGTACACGGTGTCGTCGGTGACGGCGAGGGCCCGTACGGTGGCCGCGAAGGCCGGCCGGAAGCCGGGCTTCACCGTGCAGGTCGCCACGTCGATGGCGGCGAGGCTGGAGACCGGGGTGCCGTTGACGGCGCCGAAGTAGCCGCCCGCGTACAGGGTCTTCTTGTCCGGCGAGAGGGTGAGCGCGCGGACGGTGGCGGTGCCGCCGCCGACGGTGAAGGACAGCTTGCAGGACGTCGGGGCTCCGGTCGCGGCGTCGAGTGCCACGAAGTTGACCGCCGACTGCTCGCTGCCGCCGGCGCCTTCGGGCGGGCGGACGGCGGAGAAGGTGCCGCCGGCGAAGACGGTGCCGCCCGCCTCCGCGAGGGCCCAGACCACGCCGTTGGGCTGCCAGGTCGACAGCGGGTCGGCGGTGAAGGCCACGGGCGGGGTGAGCGCCGCCGCCTGCGGGACGAGGCCGAGGCCGACGACCGCGCCGGTGCCGGCCAGGGACAGGGCGAGAGCGGCCGCCAACCCTCTGGATCTACGCATGAACCCCCCAGTTCGGTGTGCCGAGTGGTACCCGCACGGCGCGCGGGAGCGCGACGCGCCGTCGTATGACCGTTGGCCGTTGGCCCTCGGCTGTTGGCCCTTGACCCTTGGCTTGAAACCGATCGTGCGAACGGCCGAACTGTCATACGCGTGGGCGCACTCTAGGGCGATCCGGCCGCCCGGACACCCCACTTGACCCATCGGATACCGAAGGGACGCGGGACTTCACTCGGCTCAGGAGGTGGTTTCGCGGCTGCCGGGGCCCGGAGCGGCCTGCCGGGAGAGCCGGCCGGGCCCCGGCCTATCCTTCCCCCATGATCTTGTCGACTGAGCCCGCCGAGTCCGATCCGATCCAGCCAATCGAGCCGGTCGGGCTCGTGATCTTCGACTGCGACGGGGTGCTCGTCGACAGCGAGCGCATCGCCGCCCGCGTGCACGTCGCCCTCGGCGCCGAGCTCGGCTGGCCCCTCACCGAGGAGGAGACGGTCCGCCGGTTCGTCGGCCGCTCCAACGCCTCGATCCGGGAGCTGCTGGCCGCCCGGGTCGGCGCGCAGACGGCGCGCGAGTGGGACGAGCGGTTCGTGACGATGCACGCGGAGGCGGTGGACGCGGGGCTCACCCCGGTCGACGGCCTGCCCGAGGCGCTCGACGCGATCACCCTGCCGACCTGCGTGGCCTCCAGCGGAAGCCACGAGAAGATGCGCCACACCCTCGGCCGCACCGGCCTCTACGAGCGGTTCGCGGGCCGGATCCACAGCGCGACCGAGGTCTCCCGGGGCAAGCCGGCCCCCGACCTGTTCCTGTACGCGGCCGGGCGGATGGGCGTCGATCCGTCGGCCTGCGTGGTGGTCGAGGACAGCCGCCCGGGCGTCGAGGCCGCCCGCGCGGCGGGCATGCGCTCCTTCGGTTACGCGGGCGGGCTGACCCCGGCGGCCGCCCTCGCGGGGCCGGGCACGGTGGTCTTCACCGACATGCGCGACCTCCCGGCACTGATCGCCGCCGCGGGGACCGGGGCCGAGGCGGTGCGGGCGTGAACCGGCGTACGCGCAAGCGGCTCTCCCGCGCCCTCGTCGCGGCGGCCGGGAACGGCCCGGCCGGCCGGGTGGCCGCCTTGCTGAGGCTCGGCGCGGAGCCCGGCGGTACGGACGCGGAGGGCACGACCGCCCTGTACGCGGCGGCCGTCTCGGGGCACCCGGAGGCCGTACGGCTGCTGCTCGCGCACGGCGCGGCCCCCGACGCCGAGAGCGGCGGGCCGACGGACGGGACACCGCTGTGCGCGGCGGCGTCCTGGGGCGACGCGGAGACGGTGCGCGCGCTCCTGGAAGGCGGGGCCGACCCGCTCCTGCGCGAGGACGGCGGGAGCGGGCTGTCGCCGCTGGAGTGGGCGGTGCGCGGCGAGCACACGGAGGTCGCGCGGCTGCTCCGCGAGGCGGCCGCCGGCGAGCACTAGCTCCTCCCCGGCCCCCGTCAGGCGGCCGGGAGGGGGCGGCAGAGCAGCGCGGCCGGGCCTTGGCGGGCGGCGGCGCGGGTGGTGAAGGCGATGCCCGCCGCGTACTCGGTCGGCAGGCACTGGCCCTTGTAGCGGCCCGACGCGAAGTCGCCGCCGGCAACGCCCTGCGGGCGGTTGTCGCCCCGGTCGAACCAGACGGTGCGGCCGCCCGCCGCCGGGAGCGCGGTGCGCGCGGGGGCGCACAGGGCCGCCGAGACGCGGGCGCCCCGCAGGCTGTAGCCCGTCAGGTACTGCCCGGCCGGGCACTGGAGCTTCGTGTAGCCGGAGGCCCAGTCCCCGCCGGGCGGGACGTGCGCCTCGTCGCGGACCACCGTGTGCCCGCCCGTCGGGGCACGCAGGTCCGAGCCCGCGCACAGGCCCCGGCCGCCGGTGTGGGCGAGGCCGGCCAGCCGGGCGCCGTCGGGGCAGACGGCCTTGCGCGCACCGTTGTCCCAGTCGCCGGCGGCCCGGGTGAGCAGCGAGGCGACGTGGTCGCGGTGGTCGATGTCGAGCTGGTACCAGGCCGGCGCGTCCGGCACCGCGCCGGTCCGGCCCGCCGTGCCCGCGAGCCCGGTCCACGGGCCGGTGCGCCAGTCCGCCGGGTCCAGTACGCCGGACCGGCGGCCGGTGTGGTCGTAGCGGAGCATCGCCCAGCTGTCGCCGCCCGGGGCGCCCTGCGCGGTCGTGCTCCAGCCGACCAGCGGCCAGTACGCGAAGTCGGCGTCGGTGGTGGTCAGGTAGGCGGTGAGGTTCTCGAACCAGGCTCGGGGCCTCGCGCCGCTCTCGTCGGCGCCGATGCCGAACTCGCTGATCCACACGGGCGCGGTGAAGTGCGTGCCGGTCTCGGCGGAGACGAAGAAGGCCTGGTCGTAAAGGGTTTGTTCGAGTTGAGCCCGGGTCATGTCCTGGTAGCGGAGGTCGCTGGTCTCGCCGATGCCGGTGGCGCCGCTGTGCCGGGGGCCGGTGTAGCCGTAGAAGTGCGCGGAGTAGACCAGCTTGTGGGAGACCACGAGGGTGTGGGAGAGGGTACGGACGGGGGTCAGGGTGGGGCGGCCGTGCGGGAAGCCGTCCACGGGGATGCCGGTCCAGTTGATGCCCTCGACCACGATGAG
This genomic window contains:
- a CDS encoding glycoside hydrolase family 5 protein produces the protein MKNLLRAIPGVLLLLLGLLPAVAAAPAAAAATPAESWTAPLSTRGRYIVDANGSRFRLRSGNWDGAQGSWGGSGDRNDPATHHSGQDSHGIPLGLDRVPLPTLLADFRALGLNSIRLPFSNEMLRTTAPVPDAAVAANPALRGRTPLQVYDAVVAALTDAGFAVILNNHTVTTRWCCGLDGNERWNSGRSTAQWADDWVFLARRYRDNPRVVGADLYNEVRRDVLDDPNWGLGDGHDWHAAVQEAADRILTEANPNLLIVVEGINWTGIPVDGFPHGRPTLTPVRTLSHTLVVSHKLVYSAHFYGYTGPRHSGATGIGETSDLRYQDMTRAQLEQTLYDQAFFVSAETGTHFTAPVWISEFGIGADESGARPRAWFENLTAYLTTTDADFAYWPLVGWSTTAQGAPGGDSWAMLRYDHTGRRSGVLDPADWRTGPWTGLAGTAGRTGAVPDAPAWYQLDIDHRDHVASLLTRAAGDWDNGARKAVCPDGARLAGLAHTGGRGLCAGSDLRAPTGGHTVVRDEAHVPPGGDWASGYTKLQCPAGQYLTGYSLRGARVSAALCAPARTALPAAGGRTVWFDRGDNRPQGVAGGDFASGRYKGQCLPTEYAAGIAFTTRAAARQGPAALLCRPLPAA
- a CDS encoding ankyrin repeat domain-containing protein is translated as MNRRTRKRLSRALVAAAGNGPAGRVAALLRLGAEPGGTDAEGTTALYAAAVSGHPEAVRLLLAHGAAPDAESGGPTDGTPLCAAASWGDAETVRALLEGGADPLLREDGGSGLSPLEWAVRGEHTEVARLLREAAAGEH
- a CDS encoding DNRLRE domain-containing protein, with product MRRSRGLAAALALSLAGTGAVVGLGLVPQAAALTPPVAFTADPLSTWQPNGVVWALAEAGGTVFAGGTFSAVRPPEGAGGSEQSAVNFVALDAATGAPTSCKLSFTVGGGTATVRALTLSPDKKTLYAGGYFGAVNGTPVSSLAAIDVATCTVKPGFRPAFAATVRALAVTDDTVYAGGDFLTVAGQQRERFAAVDAVDGTLRPFVANADEPGRAIEVTPDGANVVLGGDFFTVNGTNTHALAVVNATSGALTKSYAGFIETNSVVKDIATDDSGFYTANEGTGGGVFDGRIALNLADFNQRWRDTCLGATQAVLPYRSVLYSASHAHDCSSVGEFPDGQRHHLLAQPTGGTGKLGWAPDTNDGIGEGIGPRVMTVGSKGGVQYLWVGGEFTTVNGAAQQSLTRFASTGDTGAPTVPVAGAVSVEPGEVQVRWRTSLDLDDSALTYRIYRNGAAAPIATVTADSLFFKRPQASWTDTTVTPGQSYTYRVTATDAAGNTSALSGTASVTVPTSADGYPNAIRGDGAQLYWRYDESALPFVADSSDGGNQSGVHQNGPALRQTPGAVTGASTAIGFNGTDNRVYADKRQNVGGSYSIETWFKTNTTRGGKLFGFGNNQDRGSSQYDKHIYMTNDGRLVYGVYTGATRTITTGGADRYNNDQWHHVVATQGPGGMTLYVDGVQKGTLNVTTHENFAGYWHAGGDSLGGWPDRPTSEFWAGRLDETAVYPSVLSAAQVQNHYALASAPADSVVEVTADEDTYANAGAPTANYGTSGSLAVRGTSLYASYLRFNLPAAPAGTVLKSAALSVKTSTMAGAGTADTVSVVPVTGSWSEGGTTYNNRPALGSPALGGFAGIPDGSAVHTTGLTTGTVAAALGGGYSLALTSVGTDALWLWSSEAAANEGTPRLTLTFGAP
- a CDS encoding HAD family phosphatase, whose protein sequence is MILSTEPAESDPIQPIEPVGLVIFDCDGVLVDSERIAARVHVALGAELGWPLTEEETVRRFVGRSNASIRELLAARVGAQTAREWDERFVTMHAEAVDAGLTPVDGLPEALDAITLPTCVASSGSHEKMRHTLGRTGLYERFAGRIHSATEVSRGKPAPDLFLYAAGRMGVDPSACVVVEDSRPGVEAARAAGMRSFGYAGGLTPAAALAGPGTVVFTDMRDLPALIAAAGTGAEAVRA